TTTGCCTCTTGGTCTTCAACAAATCAAACAAGCTGATGTTATTATTCTGAACAAGCTCTTTCCTATTGGTATTTTAAAAATACTGAAATTACAAGCTAGTAATCATACAAAGTTCATTTACATAACGGCCTACCGACCAGCAGAAATATTTCATGATTCTGAAATCATAAAAATTATAGAGGCATTAAGTTTTTTTGATTTAATTCTAGTACAATCATCTATATTTATAGATGATTTATATAAAATTGGCTATCAAGGAAAAATCGAATCTCTTCCACTCATACCTCACAAACCTCTTTTACCTAGACCGTTTCCCCCACTACAGGAATTAAAAATTGGCTTTTTGGGTAGACTTGTAGAAGATAAAAATATTCCTTTGTTGCTGAATACATTTAGCAAATTACAAAAAAAATATTTCCAATTTTATGAATCTAAAATCCAACAGCAACAAACACTTAGCTTACATCTTTTCGGTGATGGACATTTGCGTGAGCAATTAGAACAAATAGCTGAAGATTTAGGTATAAAATCATCCGTTATTTTTTATGGGAATATTCCTAATGATGAAGTAGAAACAGCAATAGCATCATGTCACATTTTTGCTTTTACTTCTCGCAGAGAAGGGCAATGTTTAGCAGCTTTGGAAATTTTGGGTGGTGGTAGACCAATTGTTGCTACAGCCGTAGGAGCA
Above is a genomic segment from Fischerella sp. JS2 containing:
- a CDS encoding glycosyltransferase family 4 protein — translated: MKILFYCGGFAPLGGIETFCKNLLCYLQSKDYDCRLVCWGQKSPLLDAIKQAKVKIIHSPWRWGCQWHIPDWLLLPLGLQQIKQADVIILNKLFPIGILKILKLQASNHTKFIYITAYRPAEIFHDSEIIKIIEALSFFDLILVQSSIFIDDLYKIGYQGKIESLPLIPHKPLLPRPFPPLQELKIGFLGRLVEDKNIPLLLNTFSKLQKKYFQFYESKIQQQQTLSLHLFGDGHLREQLEQIAEDLGIKSSVIFYGNIPNDEVETAIASCHIFAFTSRREGQCLAALEILGGGRPIVATAVGAFPEILSDSRLGRIVESTNPSDFADALMKMAKLVELNAVCPETIYSAYLERYDPEKVAENYENILSNLCKQ